CAACTGGTGGCCGTCGCCACCGGCCGCCCAGTCAAAGCACTGCACGAGCGCGGCCAGCACGGCCGGCACGGACTGCAGCGCCAGGCCCATGCCGGGGCATCCCCGGCGGCCGCTGCCGAATGGCATGAACTGGAAGTGCTGCCCGCGGGGCTCCAgcccctcggcgccgccgccgggcaggAACCGCTCCGGCCGGAACGCCTGGGGCTCCTCCCAGAAGGCCGGGTCCCGCCCGATGGCCCAGATGTTGATGAACACGGCGGTCTGCGGCGGCACGGTGAAGCCGCGCACCACCATCTCCTCCGACGACTGGCGGAGCGCGATGGGCGCCGCGGGGTGCAGCCGCAGCGTCTCCTTGTACGCCGCCATCAGGTACGGCAGCTGCGGCAGGTCCGCCTCGCCGGCGATCCGGCCCCCGCCCACCACGGCGTCGATCTCCGCCACCACCTTGCGCAGGGCCTCTGGGTGGTTCATCAGCTCCGCCAGCATCCactccaccatggccgccgacgTATCCGACCCAGCAGTCACCACGTCCTAGATACATATTATATTACATACATCATTATCCAGCGGTAGCTATAGCTGactatttaaaaccttgatCATGCAGTAGCCAGTAGGACTGATCGACTCACGATGATGAAGGCCTTGATGTTGTCCCGTGTGAGCTTCACCTCCGCAGTCTTGTCCTCGGCTTTGTCCATGAGGATGTCCAGCAGGTCCTTGTGCGTCGTGGAGTCCTTGGCCTTCGTGTGGTCGTCGGCCGTGAGGAGCCTCCGCTCCtccctggcctcctccttgtGCCTGATGATCTCCTCCAGCAGCGCGTCGAAGCGGCGGTGGACGTCGGCGGCTCGCCTGCGGAGGCCCTGGAGGTCCCAGCCGCGGCAGAGGGCGATGTAGTCGGCGACGCTCCGGGGCACGGTGCTGGCGACCATCCGGATGACGGAGGTGTTGGCGAGGCGGATGAGCTCGTGGGTgaggtccaccgcctcgccgcgcgccgacgccgccaacgcggcgcgcagcagcgcaacggcgccggcgcggcggacgggGCGCAGCTGCTCGACGGTGCGCGGGCCCAGCAGCTCCGACATGCAGAGGCGCTTCATGAAGCGCCAGTGTGCGTTGTAGGGGGCGAAGGCGAAGCCCGCCGAGCCGTAGGCGAactgccgcgccaccgccgtgaGCGGCCGCTCGGAGATGCTGCCCTCGTGGCCGCGGatcagctcgccggcgacgtcggCGGTGCTCGCCACCACGCAGTGCGTGGAGCCCAGGCGGATGTGCATCAGGGGGCCCGCGCGGGACGCCAGCTCCTGGAAGGTGCGGTGgaccggcggccggagcaggtgGAGGTGCCCGATCACCGGGAGGCTCGTCGGGCCCGGTGGCAGCCGGAGGGCCTGCTGCAGGCTCCACCGGGAGATGATGAGGTGGTGCAAGGCCACGGCGGTGGTGAAGGCCGCGATCAGCGCCACTAGGACTGCGGTCACCGGATCGGCGACCATGCTGCTGCCCTGCTGCTCTTCCATTTGCATGCCTCTGGCCACCGTAATCGAGCGAGGTGCAGTGTCTTATAGCTAGTGAGCTAAAGATCGAGCTGTCTAGCAAGTAGTATTAGTGCTCGAAACTCTTCTTTTATTATTACTAGTAGAATGCCCGTGCATTTCCACGGCGGCGTAAAATATTTGTAGGAAACATAGATACATAAACAATATTATAGTTTATAATTTTTAAAAGTGGTGCACGTTAGTATATCGTACGGAGATAATACTTGGAGCCAACAATAGTCGCACAATGCTTAAAAACAAATTTGCCGCCACCATCAAACAATTCTTGCTGCGGCGCCAGCCACCTACTGCTGGGCGCACTGCACCCTCTAGGCGCCGCCAGGCATGTCTGCCTCCTCGTCGTAGGCCTCCTGGTGCTATTGCTGCCGACTCCGCATCTATTCCTCAATACGTCATACGGCATTTTCTCCACTCGTCCAGCTCCATGTCGGTGTATTGTGTTTTAGGCTTCGGCAGGAGCACGGCCTACAGCTCCAGGGCCTTGCACTGCTCCGGGTTCAAGGAGTCCGGGAACTCAACCGAGGAGTGGATGTACGGCTTGCCCTTCATGAAGGGCCTCTGGTACATGGGCATGCCCTCGTCATTAATCGCCTTGAAAGAATCTGCACAATTTTGCATCAAAATTGAGCATCGGTCAAACGTACATACAAGGCAGAATGACACGATTTTGCAGTCTTGTGTTAAGAAACACCTACCAGGCCTCACAACTTCACCAGGATTTGATTTGATCAGCAGCTGCCTGTTATCGAAGTGAGTCAGAACAAATTGGAAGCCACATAGAGATTCAGTCAAGGTCAGGGTGTGGATGGCCGAACAACCTATGTCAGTCTCACCATCGAACTTCTTCAATATGTTAGATAATGGTACCAGAACAGTATGATAGATTTAGAATATTCAGTAGCAGATCAAAAATGTGTGCAGAAATATTTAGTATAGGTGAAAAGCTTGCTCTGCCCTGCAGCGGCAGTGCTTCATAAAGAAACAACCATTTAGAGCGGAGAGAGAGAGCTATAGTGGGTGACTTGTTTAGCTACCATTTAGTGCAGATTTGGGGCATCAAATAATTCAAAGTAAGTGCTCAGCCATGACTGTTTTCACCAAGCAGAAAATGGAGGTAAGGTGGGGCATGCCTCACGATACCGCCAAATTGGTTGGCGTTCTGATGACCGCTGAACAATAGTTATGAAAGGTGAGTTATTTTTTAGCAAAATAcattaattattatttttagCAATCTGCCTAAATCCCGACTGGATGTTGTCATACCCCAATACTTTTTAGTAGCTTAGCCATTGCATATACACCACAATTTGTCGCTTTTTCACTGAGCGCGCAGAGAATATACATTGTACAAACTGAAACTTGTACATGGCTCATCAGATAGCCAGAAAAGAATACATTTGCATGAGATAGGGTTCCAGATTGATATTACATACAATGTTC
This sequence is a window from Panicum virgatum strain AP13 chromosome 7K, P.virgatum_v5, whole genome shotgun sequence. Protein-coding genes within it:
- the LOC120639522 gene encoding cytochrome P450 93G1-like produces the protein MQMEEQQGSSMVADPVTAVLVALIAAFTTAVALHHLIISRWSLQQALRLPPGPTSLPVIGHLHLLRPPVHRTFQELASRAGPLMHIRLGSTHCVVASTADVAGELIRGHEGSISERPLTAVARQFAYGSAGFAFAPYNAHWRFMKRLCMSELLGPRTVEQLRPVRRAGAVALLRAALAASARGEAVDLTHELIRLANTSVIRMVASTVPRSVADYIALCRGWDLQGLRRRAADVHRRFDALLEEIIRHKEEAREERRLLTADDHTKAKDSTTHKDLLDILMDKAEDKTAEVKLTRDNIKAFIIDVVTAGSDTSAAMVEWMLAELMNHPEALRKVVAEIDAVVGGGRIAGEADLPQLPYLMAAYKETLRLHPAAPIALRQSSEEMVVRGFTVPPQTAVFINIWAIGRDPAFWEEPQAFRPERFLPGGGAEGLEPRGQHFQFMPFGSGRRGCPGMGLALQSVPAVLAALVQCFDWAAGGDGHQLIDMDESDGLVCARKQLLLLRPTPRFNPFPAVV